The following is a genomic window from Leclercia sp. AS011.
AACAAGCAGGTAGATGTTGCCACCAACAACACCGAAAACCTCGACAAGCTGAAGACCTCCGCGCCGGACAAGCTGAAAGAGATCAAGGTGATCTGGAAATCCCCGCTGATCCCCGGCGACCCGATTGTGTGGCGTAAAAATCTCTCCGAAAGCACCAAGGACAAGGTGTACGACTTCTTTATGAGCTATGGCAAAACGCCGGAAGAGAAAGCGGTTCTGGAGCGTCTGGGCTGGGCACCGTTCCGCGCATCCAGCGACCTGCAGCTGGTGCCGATTCGCCAGCTGGCGCTGTTCAAGCAGATGCAGGGCGTGAAGGACAACAAAGGTCTCAAGGAAGAGGAGAAGAGCAGCAAAGTCTCTGAAATTCAGGCCCAGCTGGACGATCTTGACCGGCTGACCGCCGCGCTGGGTGCGATGACCAGCGTGAATAAAGCGGTGCAGTAACGCTTCTCGCCCGGTGGCGCTGCGCTTACCGGGCCTACATTTTGGATCGTAGGCCGGATAAGCGTAGCGCCATCCGGCACACAAAGACCCACGGAGTAACACATGCAAACCATCACCCTCCCACCGCCGAAACGCAGCTGGTTCTCGCTCATAAGCTGGGCCATCCTGCTGGCGGTGCTGGTTATCTCCTGGAAGGGCGCGGAAATGGATCCGCTGCTGCTCTTCAAAGATTCCGGCAATATGGCGACCTTCGCCGCCGACTTCTTCCCGCCGGACTTCAGCCAGTGGCAGGACTACCTCAGCGAAATGGCGATCACCCTGCAGATCGCCGTCTGGGGCACCGCCCTTGCCGTTGTTCTCTCCATTCCGTTTGGCCTGATGAGCGCCGAAAACATCGTGCCGTGGTGGGTTTACCAGCCGATGCGTCGCCTGATGGATGCCTGCCGCGCCATTAACGAAATGGTGTTCGCCATGCTGTTCGTGGTCGCCGTCGGCCTCGGTCCGTTCGCGGGCGTCATGGCGCTGTTCATCCATACCACAGGCGTGCTCTCCAAGCTGCTCTCCGAAGCGGTCGAAGCCATCGAGCCCGG
Proteins encoded in this region:
- the phnE gene encoding phosphonate ABC transporter, permease protein PhnE; the encoded protein is MQTITLPPPKRSWFSLISWAILLAVLVISWKGAEMDPLLLFKDSGNMATFAADFFPPDFSQWQDYLSEMAITLQIAVWGTALAVVLSIPFGLMSAENIVPWWVYQPMRRLMDACRAINEMVFAMLFVVAVGLGPFAGVMALFIHTTGVLSKLLSEAVEAIEPGPVEGIRATGANKIEEILYGVLPQVMPLLISYSLYRFESNVRSATVVGMVGAGGIGVTLWEAIRGFQFQQTCALMVLIIVTVSLLDFLSQRLRKHFI